A single window of Pseudarthrobacter defluvii DNA harbors:
- a CDS encoding aldose 1-epimerase family protein, protein MTASSEQGINAPAASRTCATGRQYELRRGDAVAVVTELAAGLRSFTRGGVLLTETYGDDEIAPGGAGITLAPWANRVEDGQWFLDGRKQQLDITEVSRNNASHGLLRNTGYALVGESRHAVALEGVVFPQHGYPFLVRHRVEYQLSEDLGLHVRQTLTNDSAAAAPFVLGAHPYLRVGDTPVEELQLTVAADTRLVADERLIPRSSAPVDGDVDFRSGRHIADMAVDVALTDLRYEAGRARHTLATADGSQVSLWQDEACRYVHVYVSTLYPGRTRAVAVEPMTGPANAFNSGDGLRWLPPGESFSMEWGIDYTPGGTGR, encoded by the coding sequence ATGACAGCCTCTTCCGAACAGGGAATTAACGCACCTGCCGCCAGCCGTACCTGCGCCACCGGCCGCCAATACGAGCTGCGGCGCGGCGACGCCGTGGCCGTGGTTACCGAGCTCGCCGCCGGGCTCCGCTCGTTCACCCGGGGCGGGGTCCTGCTGACCGAGACCTACGGCGATGATGAGATTGCCCCCGGCGGTGCCGGCATCACCCTGGCGCCCTGGGCCAACAGGGTGGAGGACGGCCAGTGGTTCCTGGACGGCAGGAAGCAGCAACTGGATATCACCGAGGTGTCCCGCAACAATGCAAGCCACGGCCTGCTGCGTAACACCGGCTACGCCCTGGTAGGGGAGTCCCGGCACGCTGTAGCACTGGAGGGCGTTGTCTTTCCGCAGCACGGCTACCCGTTCCTGGTGCGGCACCGCGTGGAGTATCAGCTTTCGGAAGACCTGGGACTGCACGTCCGGCAAACCCTCACCAATGATTCTGCTGCCGCTGCCCCCTTTGTCCTGGGCGCCCATCCCTACCTGCGCGTTGGTGACACCCCCGTGGAAGAACTGCAGCTGACCGTTGCCGCCGACACCCGGCTGGTGGCCGACGAGCGTTTGATTCCACGCAGTTCCGCCCCTGTCGACGGGGACGTTGACTTCCGTTCCGGCCGGCACATTGCGGACATGGCAGTGGACGTCGCCCTGACGGATCTGCGTTACGAGGCCGGGAGGGCCCGGCACACCCTGGCCACGGCCGACGGCAGCCAGGTTTCGCTCTGGCAGGACGAAGCCTGCCGCTACGTCCACGTCTATGTGAGCACGCTGTACCCGGGACGGACCCGCGCGGTGGCCGTGGAGCCGATGACAGGGCCGGCCAATGCGTTCAACTCCGGTGACGGCCTCCGCTGGCTGCCCCCGGGGGAGTCATTCAGCATGGAATGGGGTATCGATTACACGCCGGGCGGAACCGGCCGGTAG
- a CDS encoding prepilin peptidase, with translation MIGRLGDLWQHTPLAFWLVLAACLYFAVMAVRLTIIDVRHHLLPNRIVFPSYAVAGALLLAAAAVAWASPLPAAGTGGGILAIPALRVVAGAGILWLFYFVLRFVYPPGMGFGDVKLAGVLGMYLGYLSWGHLFAGTFLAFLLGGLWSLALLAARRGTLKSSIPFGPFMLAGTAAAMLLPA, from the coding sequence GTGATCGGACGACTCGGCGACCTCTGGCAGCACACCCCGCTTGCCTTCTGGCTGGTCCTGGCGGCCTGCCTGTACTTTGCGGTGATGGCCGTCCGGCTCACCATCATCGACGTCCGGCACCACCTCCTGCCCAACAGGATCGTCTTCCCGTCCTACGCCGTGGCGGGCGCACTCCTGCTCGCGGCAGCCGCCGTTGCGTGGGCCAGCCCGCTCCCGGCCGCAGGGACCGGCGGCGGAATCCTGGCCATTCCTGCCCTCCGCGTGGTGGCGGGGGCCGGAATCCTGTGGCTGTTCTACTTCGTTTTGCGGTTTGTCTATCCGCCGGGCATGGGGTTTGGTGACGTCAAGCTTGCAGGTGTCCTGGGCATGTACCTTGGCTACCTCAGCTGGGGGCACCTGTTCGCGGGAACCTTCCTCGCGTTCCTGCTGGGTGGCCTGTGGTCCTTGGCTCTCCTCGCGGCCCGGCGGGGAACCCTCAAGTCGTCCATTCCGTTCGGCCCGTTCATGCTCGCCGGGACCGCGGCCGCCATGCTGCTGCCCGCCTGA
- a CDS encoding NUDIX hydrolase: MPAPEYVLKLRKKIGNDPLWVPGVRGVVVDDSGRILLAQRADNRQWALISGMLDPGEQPARGLIREIFEETAVVAEAERVVSVGAVGPVTYPNGDVCEFLDVVFLCRYVSGEARVNDDESLAVGWFGLEELPELMPGHLTSIRQALAPSGAVHFEP, from the coding sequence ATGCCTGCACCTGAATACGTCCTGAAGCTGCGCAAGAAGATCGGCAACGATCCCCTCTGGGTTCCCGGTGTCCGCGGCGTGGTGGTCGATGACAGCGGCCGCATCCTGCTGGCCCAGCGGGCGGACAACCGGCAGTGGGCACTGATTAGCGGCATGCTGGACCCGGGGGAGCAGCCCGCGCGGGGCCTGATCCGGGAGATCTTCGAGGAAACTGCCGTGGTGGCGGAGGCCGAACGTGTGGTGTCAGTGGGTGCCGTGGGCCCGGTCACTTATCCCAACGGTGATGTCTGCGAGTTCCTGGACGTGGTGTTCCTGTGCCGGTACGTCTCCGGGGAGGCCAGGGTCAATGACGATGAATCCCTGGCTGTTGGCTGGTTCGGCTTGGAAGAACTTCCCGAACTCATGCCCGGGCACCTGACCAGCATCCGCCAGGCGCTGGCACCCTCAGGGGCCGTCCACTTCGAGCCGTAG
- the greA gene encoding transcription elongation factor GreA: MSTTNSASAAWLTQEAFDRLKAELDHLSGAGRAEIVQKIEAARQEGDLKENGGYHAAKEEQGKIEARIRQLTVLLRDAHVGEAPADDGIVEPGMIVVARIAGDEETFLLGSREIAGGSDLDVFSEKSPLGAAILGHKEGEALSYVAPNGKDIKVEILSAKPYTG, encoded by the coding sequence GTGTCTACCACCAACAGCGCATCTGCAGCCTGGCTGACCCAGGAAGCTTTTGACCGCCTGAAGGCAGAGCTGGACCACCTTTCCGGCGCAGGCCGGGCGGAGATCGTCCAGAAGATTGAAGCAGCGCGGCAAGAGGGGGACCTCAAGGAAAACGGGGGCTACCACGCGGCCAAGGAGGAACAGGGCAAGATCGAGGCCCGCATCCGCCAGCTGACGGTGCTGCTCCGCGACGCCCATGTAGGTGAGGCGCCTGCCGATGACGGCATCGTGGAGCCGGGCATGATCGTGGTCGCCAGGATCGCCGGTGATGAGGAAACCTTCCTGCTGGGGTCCCGTGAAATCGCAGGCGGCTCGGACCTGGATGTCTTCAGCGAGAAGTCACCCCTGGGTGCAGCCATCCTCGGCCATAAGGAGGGCGAGGCCCTCAGCTACGTCGCGCCCAACGGCAAGGACATCAAGGTGGAGATCCTCTCCGCCAAGCCCTACACCGGCTAA
- a CDS encoding AI-2E family transporter: protein MTPKEDDVTVAHPVPAHPAPAPAAVPAAPLRVLADRELDRDIPYGIRIAASWSWRLGLILLMAGTLVWLLSHITLLIIPIMVAALLAGLLSPVTAWLKRHGLPAGLAVAVTVLGFIGLIAGALALVGRQLVAGFSELYSQALEGVRQVQDWLSAGPLHLTATQIDQYVKEATDALQNNSSSIVSGALSFGSTAGHFAAGMLLALFILIFFLLEGDRIWAFLVRMLPRKARHATFGAGRKGWASMVSYARIQMFVAAVDALGIGVGAAILGVPLALPLAVLVFLGSFIPVVGALVTGVVAVLLALVANGPVNALIMLAVVLLVQQLEGHILQPLVMGKAVSLHPVAVILSVAAGSYLAGIPGALFSVPILAVANSAVRYIAARTWEHEQVPVIAGKPITAGAGGDNTIEDVEPPAASDAGRGTATRTPAEHRDARTSSREGSGAEPRGE from the coding sequence ATGACGCCAAAAGAGGACGACGTTACCGTTGCCCATCCCGTGCCCGCCCATCCGGCTCCAGCCCCGGCCGCCGTCCCGGCTGCGCCCCTGCGAGTCCTGGCGGACCGCGAACTGGACAGGGACATTCCCTACGGAATCCGGATCGCGGCTTCCTGGTCGTGGCGCCTGGGCCTGATCCTCCTGATGGCCGGGACGCTGGTGTGGCTGCTCAGCCACATCACCTTGCTGATCATCCCCATCATGGTGGCGGCCCTCCTCGCCGGACTCCTCAGCCCGGTGACGGCATGGCTGAAGCGGCACGGCCTGCCCGCGGGCCTTGCCGTCGCCGTCACGGTCCTTGGTTTCATCGGCCTCATTGCGGGTGCGCTGGCCCTGGTGGGCAGGCAGCTCGTGGCCGGTTTCAGCGAGCTCTATTCCCAGGCGCTCGAGGGCGTTCGGCAGGTCCAGGACTGGCTGTCCGCGGGCCCGCTGCACCTTACCGCCACCCAAATCGACCAGTACGTGAAGGAAGCCACTGACGCGCTGCAGAACAACAGCAGCAGCATCGTCAGTGGTGCACTGTCCTTCGGCAGTACCGCCGGACATTTCGCGGCGGGCATGCTCCTCGCGCTGTTCATCCTGATCTTCTTCCTCCTGGAGGGAGACCGGATCTGGGCGTTCCTCGTCAGGATGCTTCCCCGGAAAGCCCGGCACGCCACCTTCGGTGCCGGCCGCAAGGGCTGGGCGTCCATGGTCAGTTACGCGCGCATCCAGATGTTTGTCGCGGCCGTCGACGCCCTCGGCATCGGCGTGGGCGCCGCCATCCTCGGCGTCCCGCTGGCGCTTCCCCTGGCCGTCCTGGTCTTCCTCGGCTCGTTCATCCCGGTGGTAGGCGCCCTGGTGACCGGCGTGGTTGCCGTCCTCCTGGCACTGGTGGCCAACGGCCCCGTCAACGCCCTCATCATGCTGGCGGTCGTCCTGCTGGTCCAGCAGCTAGAAGGCCACATCCTGCAGCCCCTGGTCATGGGCAAGGCAGTGTCACTCCATCCCGTAGCCGTGATCCTCAGTGTTGCGGCCGGCTCCTACCTCGCGGGCATCCCCGGAGCCCTGTTCTCCGTGCCCATCCTGGCCGTAGCAAACTCGGCCGTTCGCTACATCGCCGCCAGAACGTGGGAACATGAACAGGTGCCGGTTATCGCCGGGAAGCCCATCACGGCCGGAGCGGGCGGGGACAACACCATCGAGGACGTTGAACCGCCGGCTGCATCTGACGCAGGGAGGGGCACGGCGACCCGCACCCCAGCCGAACACCGTGATGCCCGTACCTCCTCCCGGGAGGGCTCCGGGGCAGAACCCAGAGGAGAGTAG
- a CDS encoding rhomboid family intramembrane serine protease, producing MAGLGNGLTGSGRSPERQTIASRAKGGLVVLGGFVALLFAIELVNTLMMGALTRTFGLRPRSADGLLDIFTFPLLHANLNHLLSNSLPLVIFGFLVFLSGLRVFLTALAFSWLGSGLTVWLIGNGVTVGASGLVFGLFAFLLVRGFFNRSWRQILLAVILFMGYGSILLGALPFVAGYVSWQAHLGGAAGGVVAAVLLRPRTPAVLRGL from the coding sequence ATGGCGGGACTGGGTAACGGACTCACGGGCAGCGGACGCAGCCCCGAACGGCAGACCATCGCGTCCCGCGCCAAGGGCGGGCTGGTGGTGCTGGGCGGTTTCGTGGCCTTGCTGTTCGCGATCGAATTGGTGAACACGCTGATGATGGGCGCCCTTACCCGCACCTTCGGCCTGCGGCCGAGGAGTGCCGACGGGCTGCTGGACATCTTCACCTTCCCGCTCCTGCACGCGAACCTGAACCATCTGTTGTCCAACAGCCTGCCCCTGGTGATCTTCGGCTTCCTGGTGTTCCTCTCCGGGCTGCGTGTCTTCCTCACGGCCCTGGCCTTCAGCTGGCTGGGCAGCGGACTGACAGTCTGGCTCATCGGGAACGGTGTCACGGTGGGCGCCTCCGGCCTGGTTTTCGGGCTGTTCGCGTTCCTCCTGGTCCGCGGGTTCTTCAACCGCAGCTGGCGGCAGATCCTGCTCGCGGTGATTCTCTTCATGGGCTACGGGAGCATCCTGCTGGGCGCCCTGCCCTTCGTGGCCGGGTATGTCAGCTGGCAGGCGCACCTTGGCGGTGCGGCCGGAGGAGTGGTGGCGGCAGTGCTGCTGCGTCCGCGCACTCCGGCCGTTTTACGCGGGCTCTGA
- a CDS encoding PhoH family protein, with protein MATSEQLPEVLVGRGGKATSRVERTTFETGAATDAAAGFAVSGREADIHTFVIDTSVLLSDPRALLRFAEHEVVVPVVVITELEAKRHDPELGYFARKALRLLDDLRVKHGGLNQPLPIGDEGGTLMVELNHISAEVLPLGFRSGDNDSRILAVAKNLANEGRTVTVVSKDLPMRVKASAMGLTADEYRNELVKDSGWTGVAEIEANEQEISTLYGHEPVFIPAAAELPVNTGLVLLSNRGSALGRVGSDKQVRLVKGDRDVFGLHGRSAEQRLAIDLLMDPSVGIVSMGGRAGTGKSALALCAGLEAVLERREHRKVIVFRPLYAVGGQELGYLPGSESEKMNPWAQAVFDTLGALVSQEVVEEVMDRGMLEVMPLTHIRGRSLHDAFVIVDEAQSLEKNVLLTVMSRIGQNSKIVLTHDVAQRDNLRVGRHDGIAAVVETLKGHPLFGHVTLTRSERSPIAALVTELLEG; from the coding sequence GTGGCTACTTCTGAACAACTGCCCGAGGTCCTTGTTGGACGGGGCGGGAAAGCTACCTCTCGCGTTGAGCGAACCACCTTTGAAACCGGTGCGGCAACTGATGCTGCGGCCGGTTTTGCTGTTTCCGGAAGGGAAGCCGACATCCACACGTTCGTCATCGACACCTCCGTCCTGCTCTCCGACCCCCGCGCACTCCTGCGGTTCGCCGAACACGAGGTGGTTGTTCCCGTCGTCGTGATCACCGAACTCGAAGCCAAGCGGCACGACCCCGAACTCGGCTACTTCGCCCGGAAGGCGCTGCGGCTCCTGGACGACCTTAGGGTCAAACACGGCGGCCTGAACCAGCCCCTGCCCATCGGCGACGAGGGCGGCACCCTCATGGTGGAGCTCAACCACATCTCCGCCGAGGTGCTGCCGCTGGGCTTCCGCAGCGGTGACAACGACAGCCGCATCCTCGCCGTGGCCAAGAACCTGGCCAACGAGGGACGCACCGTCACCGTTGTCTCGAAGGACCTCCCCATGCGGGTCAAAGCCTCCGCCATGGGACTGACCGCTGATGAGTACCGCAACGAACTGGTCAAAGACTCCGGCTGGACGGGCGTCGCCGAAATCGAAGCAAACGAGCAGGAGATCTCCACCCTCTACGGACACGAACCCGTCTTCATCCCCGCCGCAGCCGAACTGCCCGTCAACACCGGGCTCGTGCTGCTCTCCAACCGGGGTTCAGCCCTCGGCCGGGTGGGCTCCGACAAGCAGGTGCGCCTGGTCAAGGGCGATCGTGACGTGTTCGGACTCCACGGCCGGTCCGCCGAGCAGCGGCTGGCCATCGACCTGCTGATGGATCCGTCGGTGGGCATCGTTTCCATGGGAGGCCGCGCCGGCACCGGCAAATCGGCGCTGGCCCTCTGCGCAGGCCTCGAAGCGGTGCTGGAACGCCGCGAACACCGCAAAGTGATTGTCTTCCGGCCCCTCTACGCCGTGGGCGGCCAGGAACTCGGCTACCTGCCGGGCTCCGAGTCCGAGAAAATGAACCCCTGGGCGCAGGCAGTCTTTGACACCCTCGGCGCGCTGGTCAGCCAGGAAGTGGTGGAAGAGGTCATGGACCGCGGCATGCTCGAGGTCATGCCGCTGACCCACATCCGCGGACGCTCCCTCCACGACGCTTTCGTGATCGTCGACGAGGCCCAGTCCCTCGAAAAGAACGTCCTGCTCACCGTCATGAGCCGCATCGGCCAGAATTCCAAGATCGTCCTGACCCACGACGTCGCCCAACGCGACAACCTCCGCGTCGGACGGCACGACGGAATCGCCGCCGTCGTCGAAACCCTGAAAGGACACCCCCTCTTCGGCCACGTCACCCTGACCCGCTCCGAACGCTCGCCCATCGCAGCCCTCGTCACGGAGCTCCTGGAGGGCTAA
- the ilvA gene encoding threonine ammonia-lyase — protein MKILETLPVTLDDVLEAQKLLDGIIARTPVESSRALGSMVGGDVYFKCENLQRAGSFKVRGAYVRMARLSPDEKKRGVVAASAGNHAQGVAVAAKSLGIKARIYMPLGVALPKLAATRSHGAEVILHGHNVDEALAEAQRYSNETGMVFVHPFDNVDVVAGQGTVGLEILEQVPNVDTVLMGVGGGGLLAGVAVAIKARARELGREIRIIGVQAENAAAYPPSLAADALVPLKKVSTMADGIAVGRPGQLPFSIIRELVDDVVTVSEDSLARALIFLLERAKMVVEPAGAVGVAALMDGKIENPGTTVAVLSGGNIDPMLMLKVIQRGLSAAGRYMTVRMMLDDRPGSLATIARIIAENDANVTGLDHTRVGGSISMGDVSITVNLETKGHQHGEQVLSALRAEGFQPIVVH, from the coding sequence GTGAAGATCCTTGAAACCCTTCCCGTCACACTGGACGATGTCCTTGAGGCGCAGAAGCTGCTTGATGGGATTATCGCGCGCACACCCGTGGAATCTTCCCGTGCGCTCGGCAGCATGGTGGGCGGGGACGTCTACTTCAAATGCGAGAACCTGCAGCGTGCCGGATCGTTCAAGGTCCGCGGGGCCTACGTCCGGATGGCGCGGCTCTCACCTGACGAGAAGAAGCGCGGTGTGGTGGCAGCCTCCGCCGGCAACCATGCCCAGGGCGTTGCAGTCGCTGCCAAAAGCCTTGGCATCAAGGCCCGCATCTACATGCCCCTGGGCGTAGCCCTGCCCAAGCTCGCCGCCACCCGCAGCCACGGTGCTGAGGTGATCCTGCACGGCCACAACGTGGACGAGGCGCTCGCCGAAGCCCAGCGGTACAGCAACGAGACCGGCATGGTGTTCGTGCATCCGTTCGACAACGTGGACGTGGTGGCAGGACAGGGGACCGTGGGCCTGGAAATCCTGGAGCAGGTCCCCAACGTGGACACCGTGCTCATGGGCGTGGGCGGCGGCGGCCTCCTCGCTGGAGTCGCCGTCGCCATCAAGGCCCGCGCCCGCGAACTTGGCAGGGAGATCCGGATCATCGGTGTCCAGGCGGAGAACGCCGCAGCCTACCCGCCCTCGCTCGCCGCAGATGCGCTGGTGCCGCTCAAAAAGGTGTCCACCATGGCGGACGGCATTGCCGTGGGACGGCCCGGGCAGCTGCCCTTCAGCATCATCCGGGAACTGGTGGACGACGTGGTCACTGTCAGCGAAGACTCCCTGGCCCGGGCCCTGATCTTCCTGCTGGAACGGGCCAAGATGGTGGTGGAGCCCGCCGGTGCGGTGGGCGTCGCAGCCCTCATGGACGGCAAGATCGAGAACCCCGGGACCACAGTGGCCGTGCTCTCCGGCGGAAACATCGACCCCATGCTGATGCTCAAGGTCATCCAGCGCGGCCTCTCCGCCGCCGGCCGCTACATGACGGTCCGAATGATGCTCGACGACCGCCCGGGCTCGCTGGCAACCATCGCCCGCATCATCGCCGAAAACGATGCCAACGTCACCGGCCTTGACCACACCAGAGTGGGAGGGTCCATCAGCATGGGTGACGTCTCCATCACCGTGAACCTGGAAACCAAGGGCCACCAGCATGGGGAGCAGGTCCTCAGCGCACTGCGGGCCGAGGGCTTCCAACCAATCGTTGTGCATTAG
- a CDS encoding GNAT family N-acetyltransferase, whose product MTTMSSIWPLFDLALTTPRLELRPITDEDIPAAVDAARSGIHQPDRNPFSAPWTELPGDELGSNMARWYWRCRGGFTPENWTLLLGIWHDGQFIGCQDVGAKDFAVLKTVTTGSWLKQSVHGRGLGKEMRAAVVLWAFDWLGAEVAESEAAAWNSASLGVSRTLGYEPNGTTRKAWGTKVETVQHVRVTPETFKRPDWELQVQGHEAAARFLHVT is encoded by the coding sequence ATGACGACGATGAGTTCCATCTGGCCCCTTTTCGATCTGGCACTGACCACGCCACGGCTGGAACTCCGCCCCATCACCGACGAGGACATCCCTGCAGCCGTCGACGCCGCCCGCAGCGGCATCCACCAACCGGACAGGAACCCCTTCAGCGCTCCCTGGACGGAGCTGCCCGGCGACGAGCTCGGCTCCAACATGGCCCGCTGGTACTGGCGTTGCCGCGGCGGGTTCACGCCGGAGAACTGGACGCTGCTCCTGGGAATCTGGCACGACGGCCAGTTCATCGGCTGCCAGGACGTGGGCGCGAAGGACTTCGCGGTGCTGAAGACGGTCACCACCGGTTCCTGGCTCAAGCAGTCCGTACACGGGCGGGGCCTGGGCAAGGAGATGCGCGCCGCCGTCGTCCTCTGGGCCTTCGACTGGCTGGGCGCTGAAGTAGCCGAATCAGAAGCCGCCGCCTGGAACAGCGCCTCCCTCGGCGTCTCCCGCACCCTCGGCTACGAACCCAACGGCACCACCCGCAAAGCCTGGGGCACCAAAGTCGAAACAGTCCAGCACGTCCGGGTCACCCCGGAAACATTCAAGCGCCCTGACTGGGAGTTGCAAGTCCAGGGCCACGAAGCGGCGGCGAGGTTCCTTCACGTCACCTGA
- the trhA gene encoding PAQR family membrane homeostasis protein TrhA yields MNSDSPKAPAPQPEDRNAGAEPEPSAVDDAAVRLAELLMIKPKWRGWIHTVTAPLALAAGIILVALAPTTDRKITSAVYAATGVLLFGVSAVYHRGNWSPKVKLVLKRLDHTNIMLVIAGTYTPLAWTLLERQQAVVLLWVIWAGAILGVLFRLLWTDAPRWLYVPIYIALGCGALFYLPQFFQASIPAAVLICVGGVLYITGAVFYALKKPNFSYHHFGFHELFHAFTVFAFAAHFAAIALAVLP; encoded by the coding sequence ATGAACAGCGACTCTCCCAAGGCCCCTGCGCCCCAGCCGGAGGACCGGAACGCCGGCGCAGAACCGGAACCCAGCGCTGTGGATGACGCCGCCGTCCGCCTCGCGGAACTCCTGATGATCAAACCGAAGTGGAGGGGCTGGATCCACACGGTTACGGCGCCGCTGGCCCTGGCCGCCGGCATCATCCTGGTGGCCCTTGCCCCCACCACGGACCGCAAAATCACCTCTGCTGTTTATGCCGCCACCGGCGTGCTGCTGTTCGGCGTCAGCGCCGTTTACCACCGCGGCAACTGGTCCCCCAAGGTCAAGCTCGTCCTCAAACGCCTGGACCACACCAACATCATGCTGGTGATCGCCGGCACCTACACGCCGCTCGCGTGGACGCTCCTGGAACGCCAGCAGGCGGTGGTGCTCCTATGGGTGATCTGGGCCGGAGCCATCCTTGGCGTGCTGTTCCGGCTGCTGTGGACGGACGCGCCCCGCTGGCTCTACGTGCCGATCTACATCGCGCTGGGCTGCGGCGCCCTCTTCTACCTGCCGCAGTTCTTCCAGGCCAGCATCCCGGCGGCTGTGCTGATCTGCGTGGGCGGTGTCCTCTACATCACGGGCGCAGTTTTCTACGCCTTGAAAAAGCCCAATTTCAGCTACCACCACTTCGGCTTCCACGAACTGTTTCACGCATTCACCGTGTTCGCCTTCGCCGCCCACTTCGCAGCGATCGCACTGGCGGTGCTTCCGTAG
- a CDS encoding DUF4307 domain-containing protein: MTSPDQPAQPAPADSSLANRYGAKKRRLSPRAARTAIGAALAVGIGFLAWVTTSNSLSGVTFKDVGYSTTDATLAEVDFQVTREPAKPVKCAVKALDSKFAVVGWKVVDIPPTAADGTPDGGRTVAQRVTLRTESASVSGVVDSCWIPGGEP, encoded by the coding sequence GTGACTTCCCCGGACCAGCCGGCCCAACCCGCGCCCGCAGACTCTAGCCTAGCCAATCGGTATGGCGCTAAAAAGCGCCGGCTTTCCCCCAGGGCCGCCCGGACGGCAATCGGAGCCGCACTGGCTGTGGGGATCGGGTTCCTTGCCTGGGTCACCACGTCCAACTCGCTTTCCGGTGTGACGTTCAAGGACGTTGGCTACAGCACCACTGATGCCACCCTCGCGGAGGTGGACTTCCAGGTCACCCGCGAACCGGCCAAGCCTGTCAAGTGTGCCGTCAAGGCGCTGGACTCCAAATTCGCGGTGGTGGGTTGGAAGGTGGTGGACATCCCGCCTACAGCGGCGGATGGAACGCCCGACGGCGGCAGGACAGTCGCCCAGCGCGTCACCTTGCGCACCGAGTCGGCATCCGTTTCCGGCGTGGTGGACAGCTGCTGGATTCCGGGCGGAGAGCCGTAA
- the mca gene encoding mycothiol conjugate amidase Mca, with amino-acid sequence MTAPSNSQVPLRLLAVHAHPDDESSKGAATMAMYAAAGVDVLVATCTDGSRGDIQNPAVEGEPHPKRDMAGARRLEMQQAAAILGIRQRWLGFVDSGLPEGDPLPPLPAGSFATLPLHQAAAPLVRLVRSFKPHVILSYDENGGYPHPDHIMAHRVAVEAFEAAGDPDRYPEAGEAWEPSKLYYDRAFSPERFRALHFALEEAGLQSPYAERLAAWLESDAEGHTPPPAAHPTTTQIDCGDFFEMRDDALRAHRTQVDPLGFFFAVSPDMQRRVWPWEDYSLIHSRVHSELPEKDLFAGLR; translated from the coding sequence ATGACAGCCCCCAGCAACTCCCAGGTGCCGCTCCGGCTGCTCGCGGTCCACGCCCACCCGGATGACGAATCCAGCAAAGGCGCCGCGACCATGGCCATGTATGCGGCCGCCGGCGTGGACGTCCTGGTGGCAACGTGCACGGACGGGTCCCGGGGAGACATCCAGAACCCTGCTGTCGAAGGCGAACCGCACCCCAAGCGGGACATGGCGGGCGCGCGCAGGCTCGAGATGCAGCAGGCTGCCGCCATCCTGGGCATCCGCCAGAGGTGGCTCGGCTTCGTTGACTCCGGCCTGCCCGAAGGTGACCCGCTCCCGCCTCTACCTGCCGGATCCTTCGCCACCCTGCCGCTGCACCAGGCTGCGGCGCCGCTGGTACGGCTGGTGCGTTCCTTCAAGCCGCACGTCATCCTCAGCTATGACGAGAACGGCGGCTACCCGCACCCTGACCACATCATGGCGCACAGGGTGGCCGTTGAAGCCTTTGAAGCAGCGGGTGATCCCGACCGCTATCCGGAGGCGGGGGAGGCCTGGGAGCCCAGCAAGCTTTACTACGACCGTGCCTTCAGTCCCGAGCGGTTCCGGGCGCTGCACTTTGCGCTCGAGGAGGCTGGGCTGCAGTCCCCCTACGCTGAGCGGCTGGCTGCCTGGCTTGAGTCCGACGCCGAAGGACACACCCCGCCGCCCGCCGCGCACCCCACCACCACGCAGATCGATTGCGGCGACTTTTTCGAGATGCGCGACGACGCGCTGCGCGCCCACCGCACCCAGGTAGACCCCCTCGGCTTCTTCTTCGCTGTTTCCCCTGACATGCAGCGCCGTGTCTGGCCGTGGGAGGACTATTCGCTGATCCACTCGCGGGTGCACTCGGAACTCCCCGAGAAGGACCTGTTCGCAGGGCTAAGATAG
- a CDS encoding isoprenyl transferase: MELPGFLYGYYERRLLKDLPRDRIPRHIGVMVDGNRRWAKQFNAPTSQGHQAGADKIHEFLGWCQELGVKVVTLYMLSTDNMNRSSEELDLLMGIIANTLDRLDEDANISVHAMGAPELLPDYLAERLNKLTARTPVREKIHVNVAVGYGGRREIVDAVRELLHDAVAKGRDISKLADDLCVDDISRFLYTRGQPDPDLVIRTSGEQRLSGFLMWQSAYSEFYFCEALWPAFRKVDFLRALRDYAGRQRRFGA, from the coding sequence GTGGAGTTGCCCGGGTTCCTCTATGGCTATTACGAACGCCGGCTCCTCAAGGACCTCCCGCGGGACCGCATTCCCCGGCACATCGGCGTCATGGTGGACGGCAACCGCCGCTGGGCCAAGCAGTTCAATGCCCCCACCAGCCAGGGCCACCAGGCCGGCGCTGACAAGATCCACGAATTCCTCGGCTGGTGCCAGGAGCTTGGCGTCAAAGTAGTGACGCTGTACATGCTGTCCACGGACAACATGAACCGCTCCAGCGAGGAACTTGACCTCCTGATGGGCATCATCGCCAACACCCTGGACCGGCTGGACGAGGACGCAAACATTTCCGTCCATGCCATGGGTGCCCCTGAGCTGCTTCCGGACTACCTTGCGGAGCGGCTCAACAAGCTCACGGCCCGGACTCCCGTCCGGGAGAAGATCCACGTCAACGTGGCGGTTGGCTACGGCGGCCGCCGGGAGATCGTCGACGCCGTCCGCGAACTCCTGCACGACGCAGTCGCCAAGGGCAGGGACATCTCCAAGCTTGCCGATGACCTGTGCGTCGATGACATCTCACGCTTCCTGTACACCCGGGGCCAGCCGGACCCGGATCTTGTGATCAGGACGTCGGGGGAGCAGCGGCTGTCCGGGTTCCTGATGTGGCAGAGCGCCTACAGCGAGTTCTACTTCTGCGAGGCCCTCTGGCCTGCCTTCCGCAAGGTCGATTTCCTCCGCGCGCTGCGGGATTACGCCGGGCGGCAGCGGCGCTTCGGCGCCTGA